A portion of the Candidatus Obscuribacterales bacterium genome contains these proteins:
- a CDS encoding DNA-3-methyladenine glycosylase I yields MSSDSDLHPRCGWVHDDPIEVAYHDKEWGVPLHCDRKHFEFILLDGFQAGLSWITILRKRENFRTAFDNFDPEVVARYGEAKQQELLQNAGIVRNRLKVAAAARNAQAFLKIQEAYGSFDRYIWQFVEGETVQNTWATMAEVPARTPASDAMSKDLKQRGFTFVGSTICYAYMQAAGMVNDHTIDCFRHRELG; encoded by the coding sequence ATGTCTTCTGATTCAGACTTGCATCCGCGCTGCGGCTGGGTTCACGACGACCCGATTGAGGTGGCTTACCATGACAAGGAATGGGGGGTGCCGCTGCATTGCGATCGCAAGCATTTTGAGTTCATCCTTCTCGACGGCTTTCAGGCGGGGCTGAGCTGGATCACCATTCTGCGCAAGCGAGAAAATTTCCGCACCGCCTTTGACAATTTTGACCCCGAGGTCGTAGCCCGCTACGGCGAGGCCAAGCAGCAGGAACTCTTGCAAAACGCAGGTATTGTCCGCAATCGCCTCAAGGTTGCTGCCGCCGCCCGCAACGCCCAAGCTTTTCTGAAGATCCAGGAGGCCTACGGCAGCTTCGATCGCTACATCTGGCAGTTTGTTGAGGGTGAAACCGTGCAGAATACCTGGGCAACGATGGCCGAAGTTCCCGCCCGCACCCCCGCCTCAGATGCGATGAGCAAAGACCTAAAGCAGCGCGGTTTTACGTTCGTGGGGTCCACCATCTGCTATGCCTACATGCAGGCGGCGGGCATGGTCAATGATCACACCATCGACTGCTTTCGCCATCGGGAATTAGGCTAA